Proteins encoded within one genomic window of uncultured Draconibacterium sp.:
- a CDS encoding amino acid racemase produces MKKIGLVGGTGWVSSQEYYKIINETVNKNQGGLTFPEIILYSVNYGDIYACNQQNDREGVYSIVKKAGETVCNAGADFIALCANTLHFTYDQLETEIDVPILHIADATADAIKSKGIKKVGLLGTRETMELDFYKTKLAEHDIEVIVPEKQEREFIHDSIMIELLKEVFLQETKTGFLSIMNKLADKGAEGMILGCTEIPLLISQDDFEQPLFSTLELHAKAIAEFAITNE; encoded by the coding sequence ATGAAGAAAATTGGATTGGTTGGAGGAACCGGCTGGGTATCGTCACAGGAATACTACAAAATCATTAACGAAACAGTTAACAAGAACCAGGGTGGATTAACCTTTCCTGAGATTATTTTGTACTCGGTAAATTACGGCGACATTTATGCCTGTAACCAGCAAAACGACCGCGAAGGCGTATACTCCATCGTGAAAAAAGCCGGCGAAACAGTTTGTAATGCCGGTGCCGATTTTATTGCACTTTGTGCCAACACGCTTCATTTTACCTACGATCAGTTAGAAACTGAAATTGATGTTCCGATTCTACACATTGCCGATGCCACAGCCGATGCCATAAAATCAAAAGGAATAAAAAAAGTTGGCTTGCTGGGGACGCGCGAAACTATGGAACTCGACTTCTACAAAACAAAATTGGCCGAGCACGACATCGAAGTTATCGTGCCCGAAAAACAGGAACGCGAATTTATTCATGACTCCATTATGATTGAGTTATTGAAAGAAGTTTTTCTTCAGGAAACCAAAACCGGCTTCCTTTCAATTATGAATAAACTTGCCGATAAAGGTGCTGAAGGCATGATATTGGGATGCACCGAGATACCACTGCTGATCAGTCAGGATGATTTTGAACAACCACTTTTCAGTACACTTGAATTACACGCCAAAGCCATTGCCGAATTTGCAATTACAAATGAGTAA
- a CDS encoding PIG-L deacetylase family protein — protein MKIAFIFLLSLTLAFFTQAQHSKINVVVIGAHPDDADVDVGGTAYQFAQMGHNVLFVSLTNGDAGHFSKGGGALAKIRINEAQEAGKRIGVTYKVLDNHDAELMPTLKLRHDIIRIIRNWNADVVITHRPYDYHPDHRNTAIAVQDAAFLVTVPNVAPDVPALKMNPVFLYSHDNFQKPNPFQPDIAVDISAVYDKKVYGMAAHKSQFFEWLPWLDEKLEDVPDNEQDRLEWLGKMRLNAPSPAMRKSLEKWYDTETAEKARAVEAFEICEFGRHPSDEEIRILFPMLGK, from the coding sequence ATGAAAATTGCATTTATATTCTTGTTAAGCCTCACTTTGGCTTTTTTCACTCAGGCACAGCATTCAAAAATAAATGTTGTTGTAATTGGTGCCCACCCCGATGATGCTGATGTAGATGTTGGTGGAACCGCTTATCAATTTGCACAGATGGGCCACAACGTATTGTTTGTATCATTGACAAATGGCGATGCCGGACATTTTAGCAAGGGCGGAGGCGCACTAGCCAAAATAAGGATCAATGAAGCACAAGAGGCAGGAAAACGAATTGGTGTTACGTATAAAGTGCTCGACAACCACGATGCGGAATTGATGCCGACACTTAAATTGCGTCACGATATCATTCGTATCATTCGAAACTGGAATGCCGACGTGGTAATTACGCACCGCCCGTACGATTACCACCCCGACCACCGAAATACGGCGATTGCTGTTCAGGATGCTGCTTTCCTGGTAACGGTGCCCAATGTGGCTCCCGATGTTCCGGCCCTGAAAATGAACCCGGTATTTTTGTATTCACACGACAATTTCCAGAAACCCAATCCATTTCAACCCGATATTGCTGTTGATATTTCGGCCGTATACGATAAGAAAGTTTATGGTATGGCAGCCCACAAGTCGCAATTCTTCGAGTGGCTCCCATGGCTCGACGAAAAGCTGGAAGATGTTCCCGATAACGAACAAGACCGCCTTGAATGGCTGGGAAAAATGCGTTTAAATGCCCCCTCTCCTGCCATGCGCAAATCGCTGGAGAAATGGTATGACACCGAAACAGCTGAAAAAGCACGGGCAGTAGAAGCTTTCGAAATATGCGAATTTGGCCGGCATCCTTCTGATGAAGAGATACGGATTCTGTTTCCGATGTTAGGGAAGTAA
- a CDS encoding peptidase U32 family protein, which translates to MQKPELLLPVGNPESFYAALRGGADAIFLGLKQFNARGRAKNFTNGQLVTILKEAKKKNIRIYITLNTVIKNNEIPELLDYLNFLNQVGVNGVIIQDWGVFYIARTYFPNLVLHASTQMGIHNSTGANYAHKKGIERVVLAREITLRELTKICKKSKVETEVFIHGALCYSFSGMCLYSSYAGGRGANRGLCTQPCRRTYTAKNTHQYLFNLKDNQQIDLVNRFAKMGVSSLKVEGRMKSGEYTYRVAQAYRTALDEPDQLEKAKELLSLDFGREKTAYFMGKDVNKAIAEKTVAGVYLGKVERIKGQNIWLNSQMNVEQGFRLRFHIPGTEKQETVKVREVVKENGLFKIHSGGKQVKPNSEVYLAGISDVKFPSKLDDTTAHFKQLKYGQKQKMIAALKGRENGRKEEFYFRINSMEWLKKMNLNEMEGLFLAFSKITWSRFDPEVPFIQKFKQKIYIELPKFIQQDALQFYRELIAKMVKCGLRNFVVSHISQLDLIPPKCRIITNENVYVFNDAAARFIKTEGVSLFSYPQEIDFETMFSLSHKDGIVPVYFYPELFHSRMPISMKEGNDELVDDMNIKLQRFRRNGVTSIVPQVPVSISQSKNKLKKNGFYRFLIDLSYEPVSKHRAKTVKSRILRSEQIQPSNTFNFNKGLK; encoded by the coding sequence ATGCAGAAACCGGAACTTCTTTTACCTGTTGGAAATCCAGAATCGTTTTATGCCGCATTGCGTGGTGGTGCCGATGCCATTTTCCTGGGATTAAAACAATTTAACGCCCGCGGAAGGGCAAAGAATTTTACCAACGGACAGCTTGTTACCATTTTAAAGGAAGCCAAAAAGAAGAATATTCGGATTTATATCACCCTAAATACGGTCATCAAAAACAACGAAATTCCGGAGTTGCTTGATTACCTGAATTTTTTGAACCAGGTTGGCGTAAACGGAGTGATCATTCAGGATTGGGGCGTTTTTTATATTGCACGTACCTATTTCCCAAATTTGGTGTTGCATGCCAGTACACAAATGGGAATTCATAATTCAACCGGAGCCAATTATGCGCATAAAAAAGGAATAGAACGAGTTGTTCTGGCCCGCGAAATCACCTTGCGCGAACTCACTAAAATATGCAAAAAGAGCAAGGTTGAAACCGAAGTTTTTATTCACGGTGCGCTGTGTTATTCGTTTTCCGGAATGTGTCTTTACAGCAGTTATGCTGGGGGGAGGGGAGCCAACCGCGGACTTTGTACCCAACCTTGTCGACGCACCTACACTGCTAAAAATACACATCAGTATCTCTTTAATTTAAAAGATAACCAGCAAATTGATTTGGTGAATCGTTTTGCAAAAATGGGAGTGAGCAGTTTAAAAGTTGAGGGGAGAATGAAATCGGGCGAATACACCTACCGGGTGGCGCAAGCTTACCGAACTGCACTTGACGAACCGGATCAGCTGGAAAAGGCCAAAGAACTTTTGTCGCTTGATTTTGGACGCGAGAAAACGGCCTACTTCATGGGGAAAGATGTAAATAAAGCTATTGCCGAAAAAACAGTTGCCGGCGTTTATCTTGGGAAAGTTGAGCGGATTAAAGGGCAGAATATCTGGTTAAACTCGCAAATGAATGTTGAGCAGGGTTTTCGTTTGCGTTTTCATATTCCGGGCACTGAAAAACAGGAAACCGTTAAGGTACGAGAAGTAGTGAAAGAGAATGGTTTGTTTAAAATTCATTCGGGCGGGAAACAGGTAAAACCCAATAGCGAGGTTTATTTGGCGGGGATTAGCGATGTTAAGTTTCCATCGAAACTTGATGATACAACTGCTCATTTTAAGCAGCTGAAATACGGACAGAAACAAAAGATGATTGCTGCTTTAAAAGGTAGGGAGAATGGCCGCAAAGAAGAGTTCTATTTTCGCATAAACTCCATGGAGTGGCTGAAAAAGATGAACCTGAACGAAATGGAAGGTTTGTTCCTGGCTTTTTCTAAAATTACCTGGAGCCGCTTTGATCCGGAGGTGCCGTTTATCCAAAAGTTTAAGCAGAAAATCTATATCGAATTGCCTAAGTTTATCCAACAGGATGCCTTGCAGTTTTATCGTGAGCTGATCGCCAAAATGGTAAAATGCGGATTACGTAATTTTGTTGTCAGCCACATTTCGCAACTGGATCTGATCCCGCCAAAGTGCCGGATTATTACCAACGAAAATGTGTATGTTTTTAACGATGCTGCAGCTCGTTTTATCAAAACCGAAGGAGTGAGCCTGTTTTCTTATCCGCAGGAAATTGATTTTGAAACCATGTTCTCCCTGTCGCACAAAGACGGAATTGTTCCGGTTTATTTCTATCCCGAACTTTTCCATTCGCGAATGCCCATTTCCATGAAAGAAGGTAATGATGAACTGGTGGATGATATGAACATAAAGTTGCAGCGTTTTCGCCGAAATGGTGTTACATCAATTGTTCCGCAGGTTCCGGTTTCGATTTCGCAATCGAAGAACAAACTGAAAAAGAATGGTTTCTACCGGTTTTTAATTGATTTGAGTTACGAGCCGGTTTCAAAACACCGGGCAAAAACGGTGAAAAGCCGTATCCTACGATCGGAGCAAATTCAACCATCGAATACCTTTAATTTTAATAAAGGATTGAAATAG
- a CDS encoding DUF5362 family protein has product MFLVGFIYLIFAGVYFLPVFYLYRFSNSIKQAVALKKQDQLSNAFNNLRAHYKTFGIIAIVFMCLYPIMIIGMVLFGIFSGFGAATEGIPM; this is encoded by the coding sequence ATGTTTTTAGTTGGTTTTATCTACCTCATTTTTGCAGGAGTCTATTTCTTACCGGTTTTCTATTTATACCGTTTTTCCAACAGCATAAAACAAGCCGTTGCCCTAAAAAAACAGGATCAGTTATCTAACGCGTTCAATAACCTGCGTGCCCACTACAAAACCTTTGGTATTATCGCAATCGTCTTTATGTGTCTTTACCCCATTATGATTATCGGCATGGTTTTATTCGGCATTTTTTCCGGTTTTGGAGCTGCAACAGAAGGTATCCCGATGTAA
- the ettA gene encoding energy-dependent translational throttle protein EttA, whose translation MSDDKKIIFSMYKVSKTYPPCKTVIKDISLSFFLGAKIGIIGLNGSGKSTLLKIIAGQDEAYNGELVFAPGYSVGLLDQEPQLDESKTVIDMVKEGMQETVDVLNRYEEINQQFGLPEVYENPDKMDELMKEQAELQEKMDALDAWNLDSKLERAMDALQCPPNDQPISELSGGERRRVALCRLLLQEPDVLLLDEPTNHLDAESILWLEAHLDQYKGTVICITHDRYFLDNVAGWILELDRGQGIPWKGNYTSWLEQKSKRLEQEEKGSQKRKKTLERELEWVRMAPKARHAKSKARLSAYDKMLNEDAKQKEEKLEIFIPNGPRLGDKVVEMEGVKKGFGEKLLFEDLSFKLPPAGIIGVIGPNGAGKTTLFKLIMKQLEADNGSIDIGDTVKVSYVDQTHEAINPEKTVYEVISGGTETIMLGNKQANARAYVGRFNFNGADQEKKCGVLSGGERNRLHLALALKSEGNLLLLDEPTNDIDVNTLRALEEGLDNFAGCAVVISHDRWFLDRIATHILAFEGDGHVHFFEGSFSEYEENRRKRMGNETPKRFKYKKLMA comes from the coding sequence ATGAGCGACGACAAGAAAATAATTTTTTCGATGTATAAGGTGAGTAAAACCTACCCCCCCTGCAAAACAGTAATCAAAGATATTTCGCTTTCGTTTTTCCTCGGAGCCAAAATCGGTATCATCGGTTTAAACGGATCGGGAAAATCGACCCTGCTAAAAATTATTGCCGGACAGGATGAAGCCTATAACGGCGAACTGGTTTTTGCGCCGGGCTATTCGGTTGGATTACTCGATCAGGAACCACAACTCGATGAAAGCAAAACCGTTATCGATATGGTAAAAGAAGGTATGCAGGAAACCGTTGATGTGCTGAACCGCTACGAAGAGATCAACCAGCAGTTTGGCTTGCCCGAGGTTTATGAGAACCCGGATAAAATGGACGAGCTGATGAAAGAGCAGGCAGAGTTGCAGGAAAAAATGGATGCCCTGGATGCCTGGAACCTCGACAGCAAACTGGAACGTGCCATGGATGCACTACAGTGTCCGCCAAACGATCAGCCCATAAGTGAACTTTCGGGTGGTGAACGCCGTCGTGTTGCACTGTGTCGTTTGTTATTGCAAGAACCTGATGTGCTGTTGCTCGACGAGCCTACCAACCACCTCGATGCCGAAAGTATTTTGTGGCTGGAAGCCCACCTCGATCAGTACAAAGGAACAGTTATCTGCATCACACACGACCGTTATTTCCTTGATAATGTTGCCGGCTGGATTCTGGAACTCGACCGAGGCCAGGGTATTCCGTGGAAAGGAAACTACACCTCGTGGCTGGAACAGAAATCAAAACGCTTAGAGCAGGAAGAGAAAGGCAGCCAGAAGCGTAAAAAGACACTGGAGCGTGAATTGGAATGGGTGCGTATGGCTCCTAAAGCCCGTCATGCAAAAAGTAAGGCCCGTTTAAGTGCTTACGATAAAATGTTGAATGAAGACGCCAAACAGAAAGAAGAAAAACTGGAGATCTTCATTCCGAACGGTCCGCGACTGGGCGACAAAGTGGTTGAAATGGAAGGTGTGAAAAAAGGTTTTGGCGAAAAACTTTTATTCGAAGACCTGAGCTTTAAACTACCTCCTGCCGGAATTATTGGCGTTATCGGACCAAACGGTGCCGGAAAAACTACGCTCTTCAAACTAATCATGAAACAACTGGAAGCTGATAACGGAAGTATTGACATTGGCGACACCGTAAAAGTGAGTTACGTGGATCAAACCCACGAAGCCATTAATCCTGAGAAAACAGTTTACGAAGTTATTTCAGGCGGTACCGAAACTATAATGCTGGGCAACAAACAAGCCAATGCCCGCGCTTATGTTGGCCGTTTTAATTTTAATGGCGCCGATCAGGAAAAGAAATGCGGCGTACTTTCAGGTGGTGAGCGTAACCGACTTCATCTGGCACTGGCGTTAAAATCGGAAGGCAACCTGTTATTGCTCGATGAGCCTACCAACGATATCGATGTAAATACACTGCGTGCGCTGGAAGAAGGTCTGGATAACTTTGCCGGCTGTGCTGTAGTAATTTCACACGACCGCTGGTTCCTCGACCGCATTGCTACGCACATCCTCGCGTTTGAAGGCGACGGGCATGTGCATTTCTTCGAAGGTTCATTCTCGGAATACGAAGAAAACCGTAGAAAACGTATGGGTAACGAAACCCCAAAACGTTTTAAATATAAAAAACTGATGGCGTAG
- a CDS encoding IS630 family transposase has product MDKNNYNSVNLYFQDESRFGLMSHIGKCVTARGVRPVISYQHKFASTYLYGSYSPVNGDSFVWEIDGVNVNIFEAYLNAFSKHKPEEYKIVVVDNAGFHSTKNIEVPDNIYLLNIPPYTPELNPCEQVWQYIKTRFKNQLFEDMEKLRQWLWGISNNMGTETIKSITGNHHFLNAFNAAFNN; this is encoded by the coding sequence CTGGATAAAAATAACTACAACAGTGTTAACTTGTATTTTCAAGATGAAAGCCGCTTTGGGCTGATGAGCCATATTGGAAAATGTGTGACAGCTCGTGGGGTGAGGCCGGTTATTAGCTACCAGCACAAATTTGCATCTACCTATTTGTATGGCAGTTATTCTCCTGTTAATGGTGATTCGTTTGTTTGGGAGATCGATGGTGTCAATGTGAATATATTCGAGGCTTACTTAAATGCCTTTTCCAAACACAAGCCAGAAGAATATAAGATTGTAGTTGTTGACAATGCGGGGTTTCATTCTACAAAGAACATAGAGGTACCGGACAATATATATTTGCTAAATATTCCACCTTACACCCCTGAGTTAAATCCTTGCGAACAAGTTTGGCAATACATTAAAACAAGGTTCAAAAACCAACTATTTGAGGACATGGAAAAACTAAGGCAATGGCTGTGGGGTATATCAAACAATATGGGAACAGAAACAATTAAATCGATTACAGGAAATCATCACTTCTTAAATGCATTTAATGCGGCATTTAATAACTAA
- a CDS encoding winged helix-turn-helix domain-containing protein: MGKKAYLEIKESVAELQKLLVKQKSFQAGKRLRSLIEIKSGRFSTRQELADYLCVHKRTLERWLNNYKSGGISELLSDKPKVKRSKIITPAIHQGLEQRVNDPHNPFQGYWDARNWVYQEYGVEIKYQRIREYLIKHFKTKVKSPRKSHIKKDKQAEEAFLKTTKHIPRT, translated from the coding sequence ATGGGAAAGAAAGCCTATTTGGAGATAAAAGAATCGGTAGCTGAGCTACAAAAACTGTTGGTAAAACAAAAATCATTTCAGGCAGGAAAACGGCTCAGGAGTTTAATTGAAATAAAATCCGGCAGGTTTAGTACCCGTCAAGAACTTGCAGACTATTTATGTGTGCACAAAAGGACTCTTGAAAGATGGCTCAATAATTACAAATCCGGAGGTATTTCAGAGTTGCTATCCGACAAGCCAAAAGTCAAACGATCAAAAATTATTACGCCTGCAATTCATCAAGGTCTTGAGCAAAGAGTCAATGACCCGCATAATCCGTTCCAGGGGTATTGGGATGCCCGGAACTGGGTATATCAGGAATATGGGGTAGAAATAAAATATCAACGTATCAGGGAATACCTGATAAAACATTTCAAAACCAAGGTAAAAAGCCCGCGGAAATCACATATTAAGAAAGACAAACAGGCCGAAGAAGCTTTTTTAAAAACTACCAAACACATTCCACGCACTTAG
- a CDS encoding cellulase family glycosylhydrolase, with translation MQRRNFIKTTGLVTAGVSMAGTLSASRSEISNALPHWRGFNLLDYFSPTGGRNSNGSTEEDFKWMADWGFNFVRIPMAYPRYIKFDPSKSITPDDVLSFDEKEVDNVQQLVDKANKHGLHVSLNLHRAPGFCVNAGFNEPYNLWQDEEAQEAFYTHWGMWAKRFASYTNKQISFDLVNEPCTREDMNDQFSQRGPIPGALYRKVAKTALETIREYNSNHLVVADGNNVGADVIPEIFDLEIGQSCRGYYPHYVSHYRAPWVWENPDDAPMPRWPGEIDGQNFSRETIEEFYKPWIDAVKNGVGVHCGECGCWRETPHVVFLSWFGDVLSVLAENKIGFALWNFRGDFGLLDSGRKDIEYEDWHGHKLDRKLLDLLQKY, from the coding sequence ATGCAACGACGAAATTTTATAAAAACTACCGGGCTGGTAACTGCCGGAGTTAGTATGGCAGGTACTTTGTCCGCTTCCCGATCAGAAATATCAAACGCTTTACCCCATTGGCGTGGGTTTAACCTGCTGGATTATTTTTCGCCAACGGGGGGCCGCAATTCCAACGGCTCAACAGAAGAGGATTTTAAATGGATGGCCGATTGGGGATTTAACTTTGTCCGCATCCCGATGGCGTATCCGCGTTACATTAAATTTGATCCGTCTAAAAGTATAACGCCAGATGATGTATTGAGTTTCGATGAGAAAGAGGTGGACAATGTTCAGCAGCTGGTTGATAAGGCCAATAAACACGGACTGCATGTTAGTCTGAACCTGCACCGTGCACCGGGATTTTGTGTAAATGCCGGCTTTAACGAGCCTTACAACCTTTGGCAGGACGAAGAGGCGCAGGAAGCTTTTTATACGCACTGGGGAATGTGGGCTAAACGTTTTGCTTCGTATACCAACAAACAGATCAGTTTCGATCTGGTGAACGAACCCTGTACCCGCGAAGATATGAATGACCAGTTCTCACAACGCGGGCCAATTCCCGGAGCCTTGTACCGGAAAGTGGCAAAAACAGCACTTGAAACCATTCGTGAATATAATTCAAACCATTTGGTAGTAGCCGATGGAAACAATGTAGGTGCCGATGTAATCCCTGAGATCTTTGATCTGGAAATCGGTCAGAGTTGCCGTGGCTATTATCCGCATTATGTGTCGCATTACCGCGCTCCTTGGGTATGGGAAAATCCTGATGATGCGCCAATGCCAAGGTGGCCCGGCGAAATTGACGGGCAGAACTTTAGCCGCGAAACGATCGAGGAGTTTTACAAGCCGTGGATCGATGCAGTGAAAAATGGGGTAGGCGTACATTGCGGCGAATGTGGTTGCTGGCGTGAAACACCACACGTCGTTTTTCTGAGTTGGTTCGGAGATGTACTCAGCGTACTGGCTGAAAATAAAATTGGATTTGCACTCTGGAATTTCAGGGGCGATTTTGGACTTCTCGACTCCGGACGAAAAGACATTGAATACGAAGACTGGCACGGGCACAAACTTGACCGAAAGTTGCTGGACTTGTTGCAGAAGTATTAG
- a CDS encoding glycosyltransferase: protein MLSVNIPVYNIEVVDLVNELHQQATNLNIDFEIRVYDDGSDEIFKSLNRIIKNKPNVVYNEMDKNLGRAAIRNKMGADSVFDWLLFIDADSKILSSNYLKNYLEKRKENCVLCGGTAYSNHKPADPEKLFRWTYGTHREAVSASVRNRSKGFIITSNNFFLAKEIFERVHFRDELREYGHEDTLLGYDLFCAGVEIFHVDNPLEHTGIESAQAFLKKSCLALDNLKKIGEELLDGDRMFYRQVNFLRKHKRITFFIPSRTIGRLFRKYRDKMEENLKGTRPSLLIFDLYKLGYYAGIKNR, encoded by the coding sequence ATGCTTTCGGTAAATATCCCGGTATATAACATTGAAGTGGTGGATTTGGTTAACGAACTTCATCAACAAGCTACAAATTTGAACATTGATTTTGAAATCAGGGTTTACGATGATGGTTCGGACGAGATTTTTAAATCGCTGAACCGCATCATTAAAAACAAACCAAATGTTGTGTACAACGAGATGGATAAAAACCTTGGCAGAGCCGCTATTCGTAATAAAATGGGAGCCGACTCTGTGTTTGATTGGCTGTTGTTTATTGATGCCGACTCGAAAATTCTCAGCTCCAATTATCTGAAAAATTACCTGGAAAAGCGAAAGGAAAACTGCGTGTTGTGTGGAGGAACAGCTTATTCGAATCATAAACCTGCAGATCCGGAAAAGTTGTTTCGATGGACCTACGGCACACATCGCGAGGCGGTATCGGCATCAGTTCGTAACCGAAGCAAAGGATTTATAATTACCTCAAATAATTTCTTTCTTGCAAAGGAAATTTTTGAACGGGTACATTTTAGGGATGAATTACGTGAATACGGGCACGAAGATACATTGCTGGGATACGACTTGTTTTGTGCCGGCGTTGAAATCTTTCATGTCGATAATCCGCTGGAACACACAGGTATTGAAAGTGCTCAGGCATTTTTGAAAAAGAGTTGCCTGGCGCTCGATAATTTGAAAAAGATAGGAGAGGAGTTGCTTGATGGCGACCGGATGTTTTACCGGCAGGTAAACTTTTTGCGAAAACATAAACGGATAACTTTTTTTATTCCATCGCGAACTATCGGGCGACTTTTCAGAAAGTATCGCGATAAAATGGAAGAGAACTTAAAAGGTACTCGTCCTTCGTTATTGATTTTCGATTTGTATAAGTTGGGCTATTATGCGGGCATAAAAAACCGCTGA
- a CDS encoding AAA family ATPase produces the protein MKIKNIRIDGYKNLTDTTVEFNGLNALIALNNYGKSNFFEAVEFGNDFIQASEKSKITQMQYQNAVPINNTTADKDYTFEIEFEILLNKVKTSINYMFSFEWIKQDNKGSKITKETLRVKSEEDTKPTTYINRNLKSKLYKPSKTGRCDKSIKIKSNALIINKLSNFDDLFYIEIVEAINNLEFDFISMENIDKYFVPQSNAIIDNSGSFDTYEIPSIGKFFYNLHKNDNDKYQLLNDLILDLLPDIEYIKPIQIDFKSESIQKDDIPFEVPEKIYDIRIKIRTNNQDTSINNLSEGSKRIFHILTTAIIADYSGTHLLAYEELENSIHPALLQRLLIIISELTDSAQVIITSHSPHLIKYLDLDNIYIGIPNNLGTAYFKKIKKTKQNKLIQYAKDSENNLGDFVFDMLVEGFENDSFWSEFI, from the coding sequence ATGAAAATTAAGAATATACGAATAGACGGGTACAAAAATTTGACAGATACAACAGTTGAATTTAATGGATTGAATGCATTAATTGCTCTCAACAACTATGGAAAATCAAATTTCTTTGAAGCGGTTGAATTTGGTAATGATTTTATCCAAGCATCTGAAAAAAGTAAAATTACTCAGATGCAATACCAAAATGCAGTACCTATAAATAACACCACTGCTGATAAAGATTATACATTTGAAATTGAATTTGAGATTCTATTAAATAAAGTGAAAACATCTATCAATTATATGTTTTCATTCGAATGGATAAAACAAGATAACAAAGGAAGTAAAATTACCAAAGAAACACTTCGTGTTAAATCGGAAGAAGACACTAAGCCAACTACTTACATTAATCGGAATCTTAAATCGAAGTTGTATAAACCTTCAAAAACTGGCAGGTGCGACAAAAGCATAAAAATTAAAAGTAATGCGCTAATAATAAACAAATTAAGCAACTTTGATGATTTGTTTTACATCGAAATAGTGGAAGCCATCAACAATTTAGAATTCGATTTTATTTCCATGGAGAACATCGACAAATACTTTGTTCCTCAATCAAATGCTATAATTGATAATAGTGGCAGTTTTGACACATACGAAATACCTAGTATTGGAAAATTTTTCTATAATTTACACAAAAACGATAATGATAAGTATCAATTATTGAATGATTTAATATTAGATTTACTCCCAGACATTGAATACATCAAACCCATTCAAATTGATTTTAAATCTGAATCTATTCAAAAGGATGATATTCCATTTGAAGTGCCAGAGAAGATATATGATATTCGTATTAAAATTAGAACAAACAACCAAGATACTAGCATTAATAATCTATCAGAAGGCTCTAAGAGAATATTTCACATATTAACAACAGCAATAATCGCAGACTATTCTGGAACACACCTATTGGCTTATGAAGAACTAGAAAACTCGATTCATCCAGCTCTCCTCCAGCGACTTTTAATCATTATCTCCGAATTAACAGATTCGGCTCAAGTTATTATTACAAGTCATTCTCCTCACTTAATTAAGTATCTTGATTTAGATAATATCTATATAGGCATACCCAATAATCTGGGAACGGCATATTTTAAAAAGATAAAAAAGACAAAACAAAATAAACTAATACAATACGCAAAAGATAGTGAAAACAACTTAGGAGATTTTGTTTTTGACATGCTGGTGGAAGGATTTGAGAATGATAGTTTTTGGAGTGAATTCATTTAA
- a CDS encoding sigma-70 family RNA polymerase sigma factor yields the protein MNTLYKNIHQEIIDQCKEGSQKAQFQLYKLYYKAMFSVSIRIVNDQMEAEDVMQEAFLSAFKKIGTYKGEVSFGAWLKRIVVNRSLDYLKKRKVQFEEVNERTAQIAESHMDTCELDAKVLKQSIQELSDGYRVVLSLYLIEGYDHEEISQILGISNSASRTQLLRAKNKLREILRGKEIFSYN from the coding sequence TTGAATACACTTTATAAAAATATTCATCAGGAGATCATCGATCAGTGCAAGGAAGGAAGCCAGAAGGCGCAGTTCCAACTGTACAAGCTTTATTACAAAGCCATGTTCAGTGTAAGCATACGGATTGTAAATGATCAGATGGAAGCCGAAGATGTAATGCAGGAGGCCTTTTTAAGTGCATTTAAAAAGATCGGCACTTACAAAGGCGAAGTAAGCTTCGGGGCATGGTTAAAGCGTATTGTTGTAAACCGTTCATTGGATTATTTAAAGAAACGAAAAGTACAATTTGAAGAGGTAAACGAACGTACCGCACAAATTGCCGAAAGCCATATGGATACATGCGAACTGGATGCTAAAGTGCTGAAACAGTCGATCCAGGAACTTTCTGACGGCTACCGTGTTGTGTTAAGTCTTTACCTGATTGAAGGGTACGACCACGAAGAGATCAGCCAGATCTTGGGCATATCGAATTCAGCTTCGAGAACCCAGCTGCTGAGAGCTAAGAATAAGTTACGAGAGATATTGAGAGGGAAGGAAATATTTTCATACAATTAA